A DNA window from Bos javanicus breed banteng chromosome 10, ARS-OSU_banteng_1.0, whole genome shotgun sequence contains the following coding sequences:
- the LOC133254753 gene encoding WAS/WASL-interacting protein family member 3-like produces the protein MRPGGRTRSRGSRGRGVAGVGGETKAETVPNRAGPPIPRHPPPRLFSAAQLLSRPPSLSARAHPPALSPAAPPRPLRAAHPAQVPAATAATPLPPQPPPPPSPPRLPPPPPRLTLSRRRRKAPRLLPRVKFPGPGFTTLPCLPAAGPRERGVEGGDLWRGGAKVSPEARWWLRASGWGCRAGKLQRAWESPALNPPSSALRAARPADLAEPGKDGPDWRSHEAAAKLTRSGPAPRALDQSSKNAFPQLYYV, from the coding sequence ATGAGACCCGGCGGACGAACGCGGAGCAGAGGAAGCCGAGGGCGGGGGGTGGCGGGAGTAGGGGGGGAAACAAAGGCAGAAACCGTCCCTAACAGAGCTGGCCCCCCAATTCCGCGCCACCCCCCGCCCCGTCTCTTCAGCGCCGCCCAGCTGCTCAGCCGGCCACCGTCCCTGTCCGCCCGCGCCCATCCGCCAGCCCTGTCACCCGCGGCCCCTCCCCGTCCCCTCCGCGCGGCTCACCCCGCACAGGTCCCCGCCGCCACTGCCGccactcctcttcctcctcagccgccgccgcctccctcGCCGCCGCGGCTGCCTCCGCCGCCGCCAAGGCTCACACTCAGCCGCCGTCGCCGTAAAGCGCCTCGGCTGTTACCCCGGGTAAAGTTTCCTGGGCCTGGCTTTACGACACTTCCCTGCCTGCCGGCTGCCGGGCCGAGGGAAAGGGGCGTGGAGGGAGGTGACCTGTGGAGGGGAGGGGCGAAGGTGTCTCCCGAGGCCCGGTGGTGGCTGCGTGCTAGTGGGTGGGGCTGTAGGGCAGGGAAGTTGCAGAGGGCTTGGGAGTCACCAGCCCTTAACCCACCATCTTCGGCCTTGCGGGCTGCTCGGCCCGCGGACCTTGCAGAGCCCGGGAAGGATGGGCCAGACTGGCGCTCCCACGAAGCTGCCGCAAAGCTCACCCGCTCTGGGCCTGCTCCCCGGGCCTTGGACCAATCTTCTAAAAATGCTTTTCCTCAGCTGTACTACGTTTAA